Genomic window (Polaromonas sp. JS666):
CCCCGGCGTCGCCCGGCATCGCGCCGCCCTGCCGCGCCGCCGCGTGCAGCGCTGGATCAGCCATGCACTGAAAACCGATGCCGAAATCACGGTGCGCATCGTCGATGCCGAGGAGGGCCAGTCGCTCAACCGCGACTACCGCCGCAAGGACTACGCCACCAACGTGCTGACCTTTGACTACACCCGGGAACCCGTGGTGACCGCCGACCTCGTGCTCTGCGCCCCGGTGGTGGAGCGCGAAGCCCGCGAACAGGGCAAAACACTGGAGGCTCACTACGCCCACCTGCTGGTTCACGCGACGCTGCATGCGCAGGGCTACGACCATGAGACCAACGAGCGCGACGCACTGGAAATGGAAGCGCTGGAGATCCTGCTGCTGGCTTCGCTGAGATTTGCCAACCCCTATTGAAGCGGAGGGCCCTGCAACGGCGGCTACTTCACCGGCGGGCTCTTCAGGCGGTAAAGGTGGATCGCATTTTCGCTGGCCACCTTGGGCGCCAGGTCTGGCGGCAGTTGCTCGATCAGGCCGCGCAGATTGTTCAGCCCCTCTTCGCTGGAGCCCCGGGCGATGCCATTGCGGGCATAAAACGAATCGCTCCCCAGCATGAAGCGGTCGGGGAACTCCCGCACCAAATCGGTCCAGGTGGCCTTGAGCTTTCCGTCCGGGTCCAGCGCTGCGGCCGGCCGCGGCGCGCCGCGGTTCAGGCGAAAGCTCATGTACAGGTTGGGATAGTCCTGCAGCATTTTCCGCACCCGCTCGGGGTGACGCGTCAGCAGGGGTTCAAACCCGACGTGCACCCAGACTATTTTGGTCATGCTGTTGTGGGAGAGCAAACGCCGGAAGGCAGGCAGGTTGCCCTCCAGCAAGGGAGGATTCAGTGCGTTCGCACGGAGCATCTCGGGCAGCGGCATGTCTTCCGGCACGAGATCGCAATGAAGATCAATGGGGATATTGTTTTCAGCCGCAATGTCTGCCAGCAGCAAGAGCAAAGGGTGATCCGCAGGGACATTTTCGTAGGCATGCCGGGGGCCCATGGCCGGTATGGACAGATGCAGTACTGAGATCTCGCCAAATCCGACCGCACCGAGCGCCACAATGTCCTGCGCACGCTTGCGAAAGCGGGCACGCACGGCGTCATCCACCGCGTCGGCCGGCGTGCCGTGGATCATGAGGTTCAGCGAGCTGCCCCCCAGCACGGCAAACCGTTCCGGGTTGGCCTTGACGGTGAAGAGAAGGTCTTCGATGTCGTAAAACCACTGCGGCGTCAGCGTGGCAAACGGTTGCGGCATCAGCAGCGACCGGGCGATGTTCATGCGGTCCATGGTGGCCAGCGCGGTCTTGTGAGAAGCTTCAAGTTCCTTGTAGGGAATGGTCTGAAAGTGGGCGTGGGTGTCGATGAGGGGCAAGGCGTCAGCCTGGGCCCAGGCCGCGAATACGGCCAGCGTCGTTGCCACAACTGTTTTTTTCATCGAAGCTTCTTTTTTCAGGACTGATGCGGGGACTGCGGGGCAAGCAAGGTGAGCGGGGTGAGCCGGGCAGGCCATCCATCGCGACAAGCCATCATATCGACCCAAACCGGCCCCGCCCTCCGATTGGAGATCACCGGCCAGCGCGCTCAATTTTTCATGCAAAAGCTGTCTGCAAGCCCTGTAAAACACACGCAATACGCTACTGAATTAATAGCATTCGGCGTTCCGGTCAGGCTGCCGGATCGATGTGCAAGGGAATGGTCACCGGCCCGTCATTGACCAGGTGCACCTGCATGTCGGCGGCAAACTGCCCGGTCTGGACCATGGGATGCAAGGCTAGAGCCTGCGCCACAAAGTAGTCGTACAGCCGGCGCCCCTCATCAGGGGCCGCAGCATCCGTGAAGCTGGGCCGGTTGCCGCCCGACACATCGGCGGCCAGCGTGAACTGGCTCACGATGAGCAGGCCGCCCTGCTTGCCTGCGCCATCGAGGTCTTGCACGCTGCGGTTCATCTTGCCGGCCTCGTCCGAAAAAATCCGCAGCTTGAGTATCTTGGCCAACAGCTTGTCGGCCTGCCCTTCTGCGTCGCCGCGTTCGGCGCACACCAGCACCAGCAAACCCTGACCGATCTGGCCCACGGTCTCACCGGCAACCACCACGCGGGCTTCGGCCACGCGCTGCAGCACGGCCTTCATGGCAGCGTTCTCTTGTCAACACTCATTTCAAATCAGGTCTTTCTCGTCGTCAAAATGGGCCTCCACATCGCTGGGCAACAGCTGGATGGTCGCACGCAGCCCCGGCACGGCGCTCATCAGCGCCTGCTCGACGCTGGTGCGCAGCGCAGCCGCGCGGCCCAGCGACCAGCTGGCCGGCATGTGCATGTGCATGTCCACAAAACAGCGCTGGCCGGAGCGACGCGTGCTCACGTGGTCAAAACGGATGGTGGGGTGCCTGAATTCTTCCAGCGTCCTGTGGATGTCGGCCAGCACCTCGGGCTCGACCGCCTCATCCATCAGCCCCTGGGACGAGCGCCACATCAGCCGCGCGCCTTCCCGGAGAATGTTCAACGCCACGCCGAAGGCCACCACCGCATCGAGCCACAGCCAGCCGGTGACCAGCACGGCCGCTATGCCGACCACGACGCCGACGGAGGTCCAGACATCGGTCACCAGGTGCCGGGCATCGGCTTCCAGGGCAATCGAGCGATGCGCCCGGGCCGAGCGAAACATCACCCATGCCAGCAAGCCGTTGAGGCCGGAGCTGACAATAGACAGCGCCAGGCCCCAGCCGAGCTGCTGTAGCGGCTGGGGCTCAAAAATACGGTGCCCCGCGGCCCACATGATGGCCACGGCGGCGCCAATGATCAGCGCGCCCTCAAAACCGGACGAGAAATACTCGGCCTTGTGGTGGCCGTAGGGATGGTCCTCGTCGGCCGGTCGCTGGGCAATGGTGACCATGGCCAGGCCAAAAAGCGCGCTGGCCAGGTTGACAAAGGATTCCATCGCATCCGACAGCAGGCCCACCGAGTCGGTGATGTACCACGCGCCGGTCTTCAGCACGATGGTGATCGCCGCCACCGCCACGGAGGCCTTGAGCAGGCGTTGCGGCGTCAGAAATTGCAGGTCCAGTCGACTCATGCGCCCATTGTGAGCGATGCCGGGCCACGCCAACAAGCTATGCAAGAATGCGGCGATGCTGCAACTGCGACAACGTTGGCTGGTCTGGGCCGTCCTCTGGTGCGCCATCACGGCACTGGGCTGCGTGGCGCTGGTGCGCCTGGAGCTGGCCCAGCTGCGCGAGAATTTTGAAACCGACGCCCGCATTGCGCACCGGCTGCTGAGCCAGCGCGTGGTGCAGCACGACGCCGTCCTGGCCACGCTGGCGCTGCTGCAGCCCGCTGCCGACGCATCCCGTCCCGAGCAGCGCCTGCCGTCGGTCTACCCGCAGATCATTGGCGTGCACCGGCAGGACCGCGATGCCGTCTGGCCCAATGAACGCCTGCGCAATGCGGCGCCCCTGTCGCGGGCCCTGCGCAGGCCGGTGCTGGCGGAGGCGGATCTTGCCCGCGGCCGCTATCAGCTGGTGTTGGCCGCCGACCCTACGAGCTACGCGCTGCAACTGGACTTGCGTGCCGTGGTGCCCTGGAGCGAATGGCCCATGGCGCCGGACACCAGCCCGGTGCGCGTGACGCTGGAGCATGAAGGGCAGATTTTCGTGCTGCAGCCCGGCCATCTTCGCGAGGGCGGCTGGCGCTTTGAATTCCACAAGCACCTGGCCGCCGAGAGCCAGCCGTTTGACGTGTTTGCGCTGCGCCAGGTCGGCTGGGGCGAACTGCCCTGGGGCTGGATGCTGGCCTGGGCGCTGCTGGTGGCTGCCGTGCTGGCGGCCTGGCAGGCCCTGCTGCGCCAGCGCGCCGAGCGCCAGCGCGCCGAGGAACTGCTGCGGCTGGGCCAGGTGGGGCGGCTGAACACGCTGGGCGAACTCGCGGCCGGCATGGCCCACGAGCTGAACCAGCCGCTGACCGCCGTGCTCGCCAACACCCAGGCCGCTGGCCGGCTGCTCAACGACGAGCCGCCCGAGCTGGCCAGCGCCCGGGCCGCCATGGCCCAGGCCGTCGAGCAGGCCCGCCGCGCGTCCGAGGTCGTGGGCCGCTTGCGCCGTGCGGTAGAGCGCCCAGGCCTGGCTGCGCAACCCGTGGTGCTGCAGGGCGCGGTGCGCAACGCGCTGTACCTGCTGGAGCCCGAGCTCAAACGGCGCGAGATAACGCCCCAGCTGGAGATGCCGTCCGCCCCCGTCACGGTTCTGGCCGAGCCGGTGGCGCTGGAACAGATCATTCATAACCTGCTGATGAATGCCCTGCAGGCCCTGGAACAGGTCCCGGCCACCGAACGCCGGCTCGGCGTGACGCTGGCTGAGGCAGACAGGCAAGGGGTGGTGACCATCAGCGACTGTGGCCCAGGCATGGCGGCCGACGTGCTGCCGCGCATTTTCGAGCCCTTCTTCACCACCCGCGACGCCGGCCTCGGGCTGGGACTGAGCCTGTGCGAAACACTGGCCACCGGCATGGGCGGCAGCCTGACGGCGGCACACAACCTGCCGCGCGGCGCGGTATTCAGGCTGTCCTTACCCCTGGCAGACACACCATGAAAGAACGCTCCGGCAACGCACCCCGGGGCGCGGCGGGACCCCATGAGGAAAAAACCGCGGGGGCCCTGCTGTCACCGCTGATCCACCTGATCGACGACGACGAGGCGGTGCGCAGCAGCCTGGCGCTGCTGATCAGCACGGTCGGCCTGCGGGTGCAGAGCTGGAGCGACCCGCAGGCCTTCATCAGCGGCTTTGACCGCCAGGGCATTGGCGCCATCGTGCTGGACGTGCGCATGCCCGGCATCAGCGGTCTGACCATACTGGACACGCTGATGGCCCAGGGCGTGGACCAGCCGGTGATCATGCTGACCGGGCACGGCACGGTGGACATGTGCCGCCGCGCCTTCAAGTCCGGCGCGGCCGAATTCCTGGAAAAGCCCGTCGATGACGAGCAACTGCTGGAGGCATTGCAAAACGCGGTCCGCCAGCATGTGAAGTCGCGCGAGCGGCGCCAGACCGACCAGCAGGCGCGGCAACGCTATGCGCAGCTGTCGGAGCGCGAACGCGAGGTGCTGGGCCTGATCGTCGCCGGCCTGACCAACAAGGAGATCGGCCGGGCGCTGGCTGTCTCGCCGCGCACCGTGGAAACCCACCGCGCCAACCTGTTTGCCAAGCTGGAGGCCGAGTCATTGGCGCAGCTGATCCGGCAGTATGCGACGCTGGCAGACGAAGCCGACGGTCGATAGGTATTCACCGAAAGCCAGTCCAAGCCGCGGAACCGGCTTCGCCGGGCCGCAGGCGGGCGGCCCCCTCGGGGGGCAGGGAGTTACGCGAAGCGAAGGACCGTGGGGGCAGTATTTCTACGGAGCCTGGCGCGTAACCCTACGAATAGGCAAAACAGCGGCCATTTCTTAAAGTTCTCCCACGGTTGATCGAACCGCCTTGAACGGTTTTTGAACCGTTTCCAACAACTACTTTCTGGAGAACACCATGCGCAACATCATCAAGGCTTCCGCCCTTGCCCTGTCCCTCGCGGCCACCGCGGCCAGCGCCCAGGCCGTACGGACCGAAAAAAACATGTCACTCGAGCTGGCCAACCAGATTGCCGCCGCCAGCGTGGCGGCCTGCGCTGCCAACGGTTACGCGGTTGCTGCCACGGTGGTGGATCGCGCGGGCACCGTGCGCGCCGTCCAGCGTGCCGACAATGCCGGCCCGCACACACTGGGTGCCAGCCTGCAAAAGGCGTTCACCTCGGCCTCCGCCAAAAACAACACCCAGGCCATGCTGGAGATTTCGCAAAAGAACCCCGGCGCGGCCACCCTCGGTGACATCCCCGGCTTCCTGCTGCTCGGCGGCGGCGTGCCGGTGAGGGTCGGCAATGAAGTCATAGGCGCCGTCGGCATCGGTGGCGCGCCCGCCGGCAACCTCGACGAACAGTGCGCCATGGCCGCGCTGGACAAGGTCAAGGATCTGCTGAAATAAGCCCCCGGAGCGCCACCATGAACCGACGCCCTGCCGGACTGCTCCTGAATGCCCTGACGCTGGCCGCTGGCTGCGGGCTCGGCGCCCTGGCGAGCGCGCCCGCCGCGGCTCAGGTGGCCCCGAGCGCCGCCGAGGCCGCGCACTACAAGGGTCTGCACGCCGCCGCCCACCAGGGCGACGTGGCCCGCATTGACAAGCTGGCCGCGGCCAAAGCCGATCTCGATGCCCGGGATGGCAATGGCCGCACACCGCTGCATGTCGCCACCTTTGCGAGGCAGCCGGGCGCGATTCGCGCGCTCGTGAAAGCAGGCGCCAGCCTCAACCTGCTGGACCATGACCGCTACGACGGCGTGACGATTGCCTCGGTCGCCGATGACGAGGAAACGCTGCGCGTGCTGCTGGCCCTGGGCGCCAGCGCGAAGCAGGTGACCAGCCGTTATGACGGCACCGCACTGATCGCTGCCGCCCATCTGGGGCATGACGGGGTGGTCCGGCAGCTGATTGCCGCCGGCGCGCCACTGGACCATGTGAACAACCTGCACTGGACGGCCGTGATCGAATCCATCGTGCTCGGCAATGGCGGCGCCCGCCACCAGGCCACGCTGAAGGCCCTGATCGACGCCGGGGCCAACCTGCAGCTGACCGACCGGCAGGGCAACACACCCTTGCAGTTGGCCCGCTCACGCGGCTACGGCGAGATGGTGAAGCTGCTGGAAAAGGCTGGCGCGAAGTAGACGAGCGACGGGACAGAATGCGAAGGCTTACTGCGCGGGCGCTACAGGCCGGTTCGGGTACACATGCAGGTGCGGCATTGACTGCGCCAGGGCCAAAAAATCACGGTCGTTATGCACCAGCAAGGCCCCCTGTTCGAGCGCAATCGCGGCAATCAGACAGTCGGTCGATTTGCGAATCGTCAGACCCTGCTGGCGGGCTTGCCGGTACAGCTGCGCGGCGGCCGCGAAAGTTTCCAGCTCGTCCAGCGGCAACAACATGGTCTGAGCGCCCAGGATCTTTTGCGTGACCGCAAACTGCCGCTCCGACGACACGCCCTGCAGCACTTCGAGGTAAATCATCTGGGTCAGGGCCAGTTCTTCCTGCCCCTCTCTGGCCTGCACGAAACGCACCGCATCGGTGTCCGAGCCGCGCAACCAGTCGATCCAGACGGAGGAATCGATCAGCAGCATCAGGCTTTCTTTTGCCCCGCTGGCCTGACAGTTTTCTTGACGGACTTTTTGACAGGTCTTTCGACAGATTCGGCCAGGGGCGCTTGCGCCGCAGGGTAGATCGCCCGGGGCTGCTCTACCCGAAATTGCCCCACTTCATGACCTCGTGCCCAAGGCGCCTTGGGATCGTAGTCGGGGTCAACCCCTCCGATGCCGAACAACTCACGAATCGAGGGCCGCCGGGCCCGCGCCACCATTTCGCGCAGGGCTCGGTCAACCACCTCGCGCTTGGTACGCGCGCCGGACAAGCGCATGGCCTCGGCCACGACGACTTCATCAATGTCGATGTTGGTGATCATGGGTATAAATTGTACAGTCTTTGTACAATTTATACCCCTTCACCGCAATCCGTAACCTGGTTATTCAGGTCAGCGTCACCCGCGCAAACTTGCGCTTGCCCACCTGGAGAACATAGGTGCCGGCGCCCAGCTTCAAGGCCTTGTCACTGACCACGCTGGAGTCCACGCGCACGCCGCCGCCATCAATCAGGCGGTTGGCTTCACTGCCTGAGGGGGCGAGCCCGGCCTGCCGGAGCAGGGCGCCGATGCCGAGCGGCGCACCGCCCTCGGCCAGCGTCAGCGCCACCTCGGGAATCTCGTCGGGAACCCCGCCCTTGCTGCGGTTGATGAAATCCTGCTCGGCCGCATCGGCGGCGGCCGCGCTATGGAAGCGGGCGGTAATTTCCTTGGCCAGCGCCACCTTGGCATCCTTCGGGTTGCGGCCGGCCAGGACCTCAGCCCGGAGCGCGGCAATCTCGGCCTCGCTCCTGAACGACAGCAGGGTATACCAGCGCCACATCAGCACATCCGAAATGCTCAGCACCTTGGCAAACATGGTGTTGGCATCTTCCGAAATACCAATGTAGTTGTTCTTGCTCTTGGACATCTTCTCGATGCCATCAAGCCCCTCCAGCAGCGGCATGGTCAGGACGCACTGGGGATCCTGGCCGTACTCGACCTGCAGGTGGCGGCCCATCAGCAGGTTGAACTTCTGGTCGGTGCCGCCGAGTTCCAGGTCGGACTTGAGCGCGACCGAGTCATAGCCCTGCATCAGCGGGTATAAAAATTCGTGGACACTGATCGACTGGCCGGCCTTGAAGCGGTCGTGGAAATCGTTGCGCTCCATCATGCGGGCCACGGTGTAGCGCGAGGCCAGCTGGATCATGCCGCGGGCACCCAGTGGATCGCTCCATTCGCTGTTGTAGCGGATCTCGGTCCGGGCCGGGTCCAGCACCAGGCTGGCCTGCCTGTAGTAGGTCTGGGCGTTGACCTCGATCTGCTCGCGGGTCAGCGGCGGGCGGGTGCTGTTGCGGCCCGACGGGTCGCCAATCATGGTGGTGAAGTCGCCGATCAGGAAAATCACCGAATGGCCCAGATCCTGGAGCTGCCGCATTTTGTTCAAAACCACCGTATGTCCGACATGAATGTCAGGTGCGGTCGGGTCCAGGCCCAGTTTGATGCGCAACGGCACGCCCGTGGACTCGCTTCGGACCAGTTTTTTGACCCATTCGTCCTGCGGAATCAGTTCATCGCATCCGCGCAAGGAAACGGCCAGGGCCGTCTTGACACGGTCAGACAGCGGGATATTTGTAACAAGTTCTTGATTCATAAGGGTTTTTCAGATGCGGGGCTTTATCCGACAGATATAATTCGTGCTCTCCTGCGTCAGGCTGCCATTTTAGTTGGCCCGCAACTTGCTGATCAGGATAGAAACGTTTTAAGTCCGGTGACGCCGGACCCTCACACCAGCAGTGCGGGCCAGTCACCGATCACCTTATATCGCAGTCAGGCGCACCAACCTCGGTTATCGCGCCTTGGGTGCACTTTAGTTGGGAATTTTCGTGTTTCACCTGCCCTCCCACATCCTGACATCCCTCGCGGACAGCCTTCGTCGCCACCCCAAACGAGTTACCGGCAGCCTTGCCGTGTTGCTGCTGGGCACCGGTGTGACCGCGTTTGGCGTCGCACCCCTGGCGCCCGATGCCGCCAACCTGCCGGTCCATCAGATCCTGGAGGCCGTGCAGCCCCTGCCAACGCAAGTCCAGACCGACGCGCTGGGCGAGTTCCGCTTCAACCTGTTTCGCACCGAAGGCACGCGCAGCAGCGACACCGCCGACAGCCTGCTCAAGCGCCTGGGCATCAATGACCCGGCCGCAGCAGCCTTTCTGCGCAGCGACGCCAACGCCCAGGTGATCCTGGCGGGCCGCACCGGAAAAAATGTCACGGCAGAAGCCAGCGACAGCCAGCAGCTCCAGAAACTCAGCATGCGCTGGCCCACCGACGACGAGACCCTGTTCAAGCGCCTGGTGATCGAACGCACCGCCTCCGGCTTCAGCTCCCGCATAGAAACCGCGCCCTACACCAGCTCGGCCCGGCTGGCCAGCGGCAGCATCCAGACCTCGCTGTTTGCCGCCACCGACGAAGCCCGCATTCCCGATGGCGTGGCCGTGCAGATGGCCGAGATTTTCTCGGGCGACATCGATTTCCGCCGCGCACTGCGCAAGGGCGACCGCTTCAACGTGGTCTATGAGACCCTGGAAGCCGACGGCGAGGCACTGCGCACCGGCCGCGTGCTGTCGGCCGAGTTCGTCAACGCCGGCAAGGCCCACCAGGCCATGTGGTTCCAGCCCCCGGGCCAAAATACCGCAGGCGCACCCAACAAGGGCGGCTACTACACGCTGGACGGCCAAAGCCTGCGCCGCGCCTACCTGAGCTCACCGGTGGAGTTTTCCCGGATCAGCAGCGGCTTTTCCATGCGCTTTCACCCTGTCTTGCAAAAATGGCGTGCGCACCTGGGCACCGACTTTGCCGCCACCACCGGCACGCCCGCGCGAACCGTGGGCGACGGGGTGGTCGAGTTTGCCGGCGTGCAGAACGGCTACGGCAACGTGGTTTTCATCCGCCACCGCAACAACCACGAAACCGTGTATGCGCACCTGAGCAAGATCTCGGTGCAGCGCGGCCAAAGCGTCAGCCAGGGCCAGACCATTGGCCTGGTCGGCTCCACCGGCTGGGCCACCGGCCCCCACCTGCATTTTGAGTTCCGCGTCAACGGCGCCCAGCAGGATCCGATGACCATTGCCAAGCAGAGCGAGACCATTCCGGTCTCCACAGCGGCCCTGCCGGCGTTCAGGCAGCAGGCAGCCGGCGTCCGAAACCAATTGCTCGCTGCGGCCACCATTTCGCAGACCCGCGCGGAATAAAGGCCCCCACGCTTTTCACTGCGTGTAATGCGCTGCCCCCCGAGGGGGCCGCTGCGCCTGCGGTCTGGCAAAGCCAGTCCCGCGGCCCCTGCTGGGATGAAGAGCCCCCACGCTCGCTCACTGCGTATAGCTCTCGAGCCCTTGCAGGCCGGGAGCCGCAGGCTCCAGCCCCTCGGAGGTTGAACTTGCTTGGGGCGGCCCGGCGCGGCGTTCCTCGGGCCCCCACGCTTTTCACTGCGTGTAATGCGCTGCCCCCCGAGGGGGCCGCTGCGCCTGCGGCCCGGCCAAGCCGGTTCCGCGGCCCCTGCTGGGCTGGAGAGCTACCCCTTGCTTGGGCGGCGTTCGTTGCCCCCATGTTCGCTCACTGCGCGTCGCTCTCCATTCCCGAAGTAGTTAGTTTTTCCTCGGGCCGGTCCGCGAAATTTTGGGGCCGGGGCTCAAATGACCTGCAAGTAACGCTACCCCGCTCGCTCCCTGCGGCAAAATAGCCGCATGCTGGATTACTACATTGGCCTGATGTCGGGCACCTCACTCGACGGCGCGGACGGGGTGCTGGTGGACTTCTCCGGCGACAAACTTCGCGTCGTGGCGGCGGTCACCGAACCCTTTGCCGACAGCTTCCGGGCGGAATTGCTGGCGCTGAACACACCCACCCACAATGAGCTGCACCGTGCGGCGCTCGCGGCAAACCAGTTGGCCGCGGTCTACGCCCGGGTGGTCAAGACCCTGTTGATCGAGGCTGGCGCACAGGGAATCACTCCGGAACACATAGGCGCGGTGGGTGCGCATGGACAGACTGTCAGGCACCAGCCGCAGCGAACCTCGCTGGATGCCGAGGGGGCAGGCTACACGCTGCAGCTCAACAACCCGGCCCTGCTGGCCGAGCTCACCGGGCTGGACGTGGTGGCGGACTTTCGCAGCCGCGATGTGGCCGCCGGTGGCCAGGGCGCGCCGCTGGTTCCCGCCTTTCACCAGCGTATTTTTGGCCGGGCGGACAGCACCGTTGCCGTGCTGAACATCGGCGGCATCTCCAACCTCAGCGTGTTGCCCCGCGACGGCGAGGCGCCCGTGCTGGGTTTTGACTGCGGGCCGGGCAATGCGCTGATCGATGCGTGGTGCCTGCAGCACACCGGCCAGCCATTTGACGCCGGCGGCGCCTGGGCGGCCAGCGGCAAACTGCTCTCCGGGCTGCTGGCCAGCCTGCTGGACGAACCCTATTTTGGCCAGGCCCCTCCCAAAAGCACGGGCAGAGACCTTTTCAGCCTGGCGTGGCTGGCTGAAAAACTGCAACCATTCGCCGCAGAACGCCCCGAAGACATCCAGAACACCTTGACCGAATTCACGGCCAGCGCCTGTATAGCCGGTGTTACCGGCTACGGGAAAGACAGCAAGGAGCTGATTGTGTGCGGCGGCGGCGCTTTCAACCGGCACCTGATGCAGCGCCTGCAGGCCGGCTTGCCATCGCTGGCGGTGACCTCATCGGCGACCCATGGCCTGCCG
Coding sequences:
- a CDS encoding anhydro-N-acetylmuramic acid kinase, whose product is MLDYYIGLMSGTSLDGADGVLVDFSGDKLRVVAAVTEPFADSFRAELLALNTPTHNELHRAALAANQLAAVYARVVKTLLIEAGAQGITPEHIGAVGAHGQTVRHQPQRTSLDAEGAGYTLQLNNPALLAELTGLDVVADFRSRDVAAGGQGAPLVPAFHQRIFGRADSTVAVLNIGGISNLSVLPRDGEAPVLGFDCGPGNALIDAWCLQHTGQPFDAGGAWAASGKLLSGLLASLLDEPYFGQAPPKSTGRDLFSLAWLAEKLQPFAAERPEDIQNTLTEFTASACIAGVTGYGKDSKELIVCGGGAFNRHLMQRLQAGLPSLAVTSSATHGLPPLQVEAAAFAWLARQAVERQPGNLASATGAAGPRVLGAVYPA